In a genomic window of Nocardia fluminea:
- the rfbD gene encoding dTDP-4-dehydrorhamnose reductase: MNVDFPAPAQLIVTGARGLLGRQILRLAPEARGFGRAELDITDRAAVDAALTPGAVVINCAAYTAVDAAETDVDAAFAANATGPGVLAAACAAAGARLIHVSTDYVFPGTARTPYEPDDPTGPATVYGRSKLAGEQAVLALGAQVVRTAWVYSGVEGDFVATMRRLEAERDTVTVVNDQLGSPTSAADLAAGLLELSTRPDAPRVLHATNSGTATWFDLAAAVFTELGADPSRVLPCASSEFPRPAPRPAYSVLSPAVWNAAGLTPLRPWRIALTDTLSRLSD; encoded by the coding sequence GTGAACGTCGATTTCCCCGCCCCCGCTCAGCTGATCGTAACCGGCGCACGTGGTCTGTTGGGGCGACAGATCCTGCGCCTGGCACCCGAGGCGCGTGGCTTCGGGCGGGCCGAACTCGACATCACCGACCGCGCTGCCGTCGACGCTGCCCTCACACCGGGCGCCGTCGTGATCAACTGCGCCGCCTACACCGCGGTCGACGCCGCCGAAACCGACGTGGACGCCGCCTTCGCCGCCAACGCGACCGGACCGGGCGTACTGGCCGCGGCCTGCGCCGCGGCGGGCGCGCGGCTGATCCACGTGTCCACCGATTACGTCTTTCCCGGGACCGCGCGCACTCCTTACGAACCCGATGACCCCACCGGACCGGCAACCGTCTACGGCCGATCCAAGCTTGCCGGTGAGCAGGCGGTGCTCGCGCTGGGCGCCCAGGTCGTGCGCACCGCGTGGGTCTATTCCGGTGTCGAGGGGGATTTCGTCGCGACCATGCGCAGGCTGGAAGCCGAGCGTGACACCGTCACGGTGGTGAACGACCAGCTCGGCTCCCCCACCAGTGCCGCCGATCTCGCCGCGGGCCTGCTCGAACTGAGCACCCGCCCCGACGCCCCCCGTGTGTTGCACGCCACCAATTCCGGCACCGCCACCTGGTTCGATCTCGCCGCGGCCGTTTTCACCGAGCTGGGCGCCGACCCGAGCCGGGTGCTGCCGTGCGCGTCCAGCGAATTCCCCAGACCCGCACCGCGCCCGGCGTATTCGGTGCTGTCACCCGCGGTCTGGAACGCGGCGGGCCTCACCCCGCTTCGCCCCTGGCGTATCGCACTCACCGACACACTGAGCCGGTTGTCCGACTAG
- a CDS encoding LCP family protein, translated as MVAISAVLVLALTGFAWRSVDNLIANIDRIGGLGLGGERDGAVDILLVGVDSRTDAHGNPLTTAERAMLHAGDEVGTNTDTIVLIRVPNDGRSATAISIPRDSYVDVGGGQGKAKINSAYGSTKETERAELLADGKSEAEAERESTKAGRQALIKSVANLTGITVDHYAEVSLLGFVLLTDSVGGVEVCLNQAVDEPMSGADFPAGRQRLDGQEALSFVRQRHDLERGDIDRIVRQQVFMAQLVGQLLNAKTLANPGKLSEISEAVGRTVVLDDDWDVLAFLQQLKDLSGGKVEFETIPVSDLNSMTSAGESVVKVDPKKVQSFVAGLVGEEKKEDTAPKIDTSTVTVNVLNAGGATGLAGKVSTVLTGEGFREGAVGNYTGGSVSSSRVLAADAGDPKAAAVAEALGGLTVVADETMSADTVSVVLAGDYSGPGSAAAGMFDLDATSSATATPIPPAPPIDAGQNGPKCVN; from the coding sequence ATGGTGGCGATCTCGGCGGTGCTGGTGCTGGCACTCACCGGATTCGCCTGGCGCAGTGTCGACAACCTGATCGCCAACATCGACCGGATCGGTGGCCTCGGCCTCGGCGGTGAGCGCGACGGCGCTGTCGACATCCTGCTGGTCGGCGTCGACAGCCGCACCGACGCGCACGGCAATCCGCTCACCACCGCCGAACGCGCGATGCTGCACGCGGGCGACGAGGTGGGCACCAATACCGACACCATCGTGCTGATCCGCGTGCCCAACGACGGCCGCTCGGCCACCGCGATCTCCATCCCGCGCGACTCCTATGTCGACGTCGGCGGCGGCCAGGGCAAGGCCAAGATCAACTCCGCCTACGGCTCGACCAAGGAGACCGAACGCGCCGAACTGCTCGCCGACGGCAAATCCGAGGCCGAGGCCGAACGCGAGTCGACCAAGGCGGGCAGGCAGGCGCTGATCAAATCGGTGGCGAACCTGACCGGTATCACCGTCGACCACTACGCCGAGGTGAGCCTGCTCGGCTTCGTCCTGCTCACCGACTCGGTCGGCGGCGTCGAGGTGTGCCTGAATCAGGCGGTGGACGAACCGATGTCGGGCGCGGATTTCCCGGCCGGGCGTCAGCGTCTCGACGGTCAGGAGGCGTTGAGCTTCGTGCGCCAGCGCCATGATCTCGAACGCGGCGACATCGACCGGATCGTGCGCCAGCAGGTGTTCATGGCGCAATTGGTCGGCCAGTTGCTCAATGCCAAGACCCTGGCCAATCCGGGCAAGCTCAGTGAGATCAGCGAAGCGGTGGGGCGCACCGTCGTGCTCGACGACGACTGGGACGTACTGGCCTTCCTCCAGCAGCTCAAGGATCTGTCCGGCGGCAAGGTGGAATTCGAGACGATTCCCGTCTCCGACCTCAACAGCATGACCTCGGCCGGGGAGTCGGTGGTGAAGGTCGACCCGAAGAAGGTGCAGAGTTTCGTCGCCGGGCTCGTGGGCGAGGAGAAGAAGGAAGACACCGCGCCGAAGATCGACACCTCGACCGTGACGGTGAACGTGCTCAACGCCGGCGGCGCCACCGGACTCGCGGGCAAGGTGTCCACGGTCCTGACGGGCGAGGGCTTCCGGGAAGGCGCGGTCGGCAACTACACCGGCGGCAGCGTGAGCTCGAGCCGTGTGCTGGCCGCCGACGCCGGCGACCCCAAGGCGGCGGCGGTCGCGGAGGCGCTGGGTGGCTTGACGGTGGTCGCCGACGAGACGATGTCGGCGGATACAGTGAGCGTGGTGCTGGCCGGCGACTATTCTGGTCCCGGCTCGGCCGCGGCAGGCATGTTCGATCTCGACGCGACATCCTCGGCGACCGCGACACCGATACCGCCCGCCCCGCCGATCGACGCAGGCCAGAACGGACCGAAATGTGTGAATTGA
- a CDS encoding TIGR03089 family protein: protein MREPNSTLTDALLDPILERDPAGPRVTWYDDATGARIELSGLTLANWAAKTANLIRDEFALTPGARVAVLLPAHWQTAAVLLGCWWAGTEVVLAPDPDADLALVTPDRLDDADGVDEVAVLSLDAMGTPVRDLPVGVTDFATAVRVHGDQFLPGGFRAAIDGLPVPEVLTLARKSAALQGFSAGDRVLSSTPWDTVEELIDGFVAVLFAGASLVQVVNPDPAGVDHRVVTEKVTVRR, encoded by the coding sequence ATGCGTGAGCCGAATTCGACCCTGACCGACGCACTCCTCGACCCCATACTCGAACGTGATCCCGCCGGACCACGCGTCACCTGGTACGACGACGCCACCGGTGCGCGGATCGAACTGTCCGGGCTGACGCTGGCCAACTGGGCCGCCAAGACCGCGAACCTGATCCGCGACGAATTCGCGCTCACCCCGGGCGCCAGGGTCGCGGTGCTGTTGCCCGCGCACTGGCAGACCGCCGCGGTGCTGCTCGGCTGCTGGTGGGCCGGAACCGAAGTGGTGCTCGCACCCGATCCCGACGCCGACCTCGCCCTGGTCACCCCCGACCGGCTCGACGACGCCGACGGTGTCGACGAAGTGGCGGTGCTGTCGCTGGATGCCATGGGGACGCCGGTGCGTGACCTGCCGGTCGGGGTCACCGACTTCGCGACCGCGGTGCGGGTGCACGGTGATCAGTTCCTGCCCGGGGGTTTCCGGGCGGCGATCGACGGGCTCCCGGTACCGGAAGTGCTGACACTGGCCCGGAAATCCGCCGCGCTGCAAGGCTTTTCCGCCGGCGACCGGGTGTTGTCGAGTACGCCGTGGGATACGGTGGAGGAGCTGATCGACGGCTTCGTCGCGGTGTTGTTCGCCGGCGCCTCGCTGGTGCAGGTCGTCAATCCCGATCCGGCCGGTGTCGACCATCGGGTCGTCACCGAGAAGGTGACCGTCCGGCGCTGA
- a CDS encoding cytochrome P450 → MIAKYWVRWSAEHGAPRAILRWQVRRGDPFSTLLSGRQGLHDPYPLIDELRGRGGMIRTSVSFATFDHAQVRAILRDPRFGVRPALNTELPAPWRKLAGVVTVPPNPVEPPSMLVLDPPEHTRMRKPVASAFTPRAIARLRERVEVVTAELLEAMPADGSVDLITDFAARVPIAIIADMLGFPPSDREMFLRWGDKVTPLLDLGTSWRTYRAAMAAIETMNDYLADHIATLRRAPGEDILSTLVSSGDLSLRELQAGASLLMGAGFETTVNLIGNAVAALSAHPGQLALAQADPDRWPDVVEETLRFDPPVQTTARQTLEDVDVDGVRVRANSTVILSLAGANRDPAVFPDPHRFDIDRRNAKEHVAFSSGVHSCLGASLARMEAVHALRALYTRYPDLRLRGEPVRRNLFTLHGFEHMPVDLGPVARTPAPDDLAGASRPA, encoded by the coding sequence ATGATTGCGAAATACTGGGTTCGATGGTCGGCCGAACACGGGGCGCCGCGCGCGATCCTGCGCTGGCAGGTGCGTCGCGGGGATCCGTTCTCGACATTGCTCAGTGGCAGGCAGGGCCTGCACGATCCGTATCCGCTGATCGACGAACTGCGTGGTCGCGGCGGGATGATCAGAACGTCGGTGTCCTTCGCGACCTTCGATCACGCGCAGGTCCGGGCGATTCTGCGGGACCCGAGATTCGGCGTGCGCCCTGCCCTCAACACGGAGCTGCCTGCCCCGTGGCGCAAGCTGGCGGGGGTGGTCACGGTGCCGCCCAACCCGGTCGAGCCGCCGTCGATGCTGGTCCTCGACCCGCCCGAGCACACCCGGATGCGCAAGCCGGTGGCCTCGGCGTTCACCCCGCGCGCGATCGCCCGGCTGCGCGAGCGCGTGGAAGTGGTCACCGCCGAACTGCTCGAGGCGATGCCCGCGGACGGATCAGTCGACCTGATCACCGATTTCGCGGCCAGGGTGCCCATCGCGATCATCGCCGACATGCTCGGCTTCCCGCCCTCGGACCGCGAGATGTTTCTGCGATGGGGCGACAAAGTGACGCCGTTGCTCGATCTCGGCACCTCGTGGCGAACGTATCGGGCGGCGATGGCCGCGATCGAGACCATGAACGACTATCTGGCCGATCACATCGCCACGCTGCGCCGGGCACCGGGCGAGGACATCCTGTCCACGCTGGTCAGCTCGGGCGATCTGAGCCTGCGGGAACTGCAGGCGGGCGCGAGTCTGCTGATGGGCGCCGGTTTCGAGACGACGGTCAACCTCATCGGCAACGCGGTCGCCGCGCTGTCGGCCCATCCCGGCCAGCTCGCGCTCGCCCAGGCCGACCCCGACCGCTGGCCCGACGTGGTGGAGGAAACGCTGCGGTTCGATCCGCCCGTCCAGACCACCGCGCGCCAGACACTCGAGGATGTCGACGTCGACGGCGTGCGCGTGCGGGCGAACAGCACGGTCATCCTGTCGCTGGCCGGAGCCAACCGCGACCCGGCGGTCTTCCCCGACCCACATCGCTTCGACATCGACCGCCGCAATGCCAAGGAACACGTGGCATTCAGTAGCGGTGTGCACTCCTGCCTCGGTGCGAGCCTGGCCAGGATGGAAGCGGTCCACGCACTGCGCGCGCTCTACACCCGCTACCCGGATCTGCGGTTGCGCGGCGAGCCGGTCCGCCGAAACCTGTTCACGCTGCACGGTTTCGAGCACATGCCGGTCGACCTGGGTCCGGTCGCGCGCACCCCGGCCCCCGATGACCTGGCGGGTGCGTCCCGTCCGGCCTGA
- a CDS encoding response regulator: MIRVLIVEDEPLIAQAHRAYLERLDGFVTGGVVHTGRDALRVAAEAIADGNPFHLVLMDIGLPDISGLDVAAALNGLQPRPDVIAITSARELNMVRSAVAHGVVLYLLKPFTFAAFREKLERYRDFNTALPAGEAALSQYDIDRALGALRTADQKAGAPKGVVQHTLEEVSRAVRSAESGITATDAAAAVGVSRITAWRYLEKLADDGLAERRADYGRAGRPKTRYRWRAST; the protein is encoded by the coding sequence ATGATCCGCGTCCTGATCGTCGAGGACGAGCCGTTGATCGCCCAGGCCCATCGGGCCTATCTCGAACGGCTCGACGGCTTCGTCACCGGTGGGGTCGTGCACACCGGACGCGACGCGCTGCGGGTGGCGGCCGAGGCGATCGCCGACGGTAATCCGTTCCATCTGGTCCTGATGGACATCGGGCTGCCCGATATCAGCGGCCTCGATGTGGCCGCCGCGCTCAACGGACTCCAGCCGCGCCCCGACGTCATCGCGATCACCTCGGCGCGTGAGCTGAACATGGTGCGCAGCGCGGTGGCGCACGGTGTGGTGCTGTACCTGCTCAAGCCGTTCACCTTCGCCGCGTTCCGCGAGAAGCTGGAACGCTACCGCGATTTCAACACCGCGCTGCCCGCGGGCGAGGCGGCGCTGTCGCAGTACGACATCGACCGCGCGCTCGGTGCGCTGCGCACGGCCGACCAGAAGGCCGGTGCGCCGAAAGGCGTTGTCCAGCACACCCTCGAAGAGGTGTCGCGGGCGGTGCGCTCGGCCGAGTCCGGGATCACGGCCACCGATGCCGCTGCGGCCGTTGGCGTTTCGCGGATCACGGCATGGCGCTATCTCGAGAAGCTCGCCGACGACGGATTGGCCGAGCGCCGCGCCGACTACGGCCGGGCCGGTCGGCCGAAGACCCGCTACCGCTGGCGTGCGAGCACGTAG
- a CDS encoding ATP-binding protein produces the protein MSLAGQAFVWQLVVLALLIAVGTMLAVLDARRDHDLAAEMQVRDVAVTVARSPSTLAAVNSPYPSGLLQPTTERIRAATGMDFIVVMATDRTRYTHTNPDLIGKPFVGSIDGALAGQTLTETFTGTLGPSIRAVTPVYDNGRVVALVSAGVTRAKISTQVASQLPLILGVAAMGLALAALSSFLISRRLRRQTHGLAPDELRALYEHHDAVLHSVHEGLVVFGDQAEAAEVVNDQARTLLDLPDGPVLRSDLPVSLQQMSGGVVRDETHVTTDRILLVNQDLVSWEGRDIGTVLTIRDQTELRAVLGELDSVRGFAESLRAQAHEAANRLHTVVTMVELGRPDEAVAFATEELQLSQVLIDRLLAAVGDAALAALLLGKVDQAAERGVSLAISEDTALDSTDPLSAHETVTLAGNLIDNAIDAAAGTVDKRVEVSVCHRDGALWVQVSDSGPGMSAQMFSRAAERGYTTKSDHAGLGLALVHRLVDRHRGTITTTAAPHSAVIVRIPLRETP, from the coding sequence CTGTCGCTCGCGGGACAGGCCTTCGTATGGCAGTTGGTGGTGCTGGCGCTGCTGATCGCCGTCGGCACGATGCTGGCCGTGCTCGACGCCAGACGCGACCACGATCTGGCCGCGGAAATGCAGGTCAGAGACGTGGCGGTCACCGTGGCGCGGTCACCGTCGACCCTGGCCGCGGTGAACTCGCCCTATCCCAGCGGCTTGCTGCAACCGACCACCGAGCGGATCAGGGCCGCCACCGGCATGGACTTCATCGTCGTGATGGCGACCGACCGCACCCGCTACACCCACACCAACCCCGATCTGATCGGCAAGCCGTTCGTCGGCAGCATCGACGGCGCCCTGGCCGGCCAGACCCTCACCGAGACCTTCACCGGCACCCTGGGCCCCTCGATCCGCGCGGTCACCCCGGTCTATGACAACGGCCGGGTGGTCGCGCTGGTCTCGGCGGGCGTCACCCGCGCCAAGATCAGCACCCAGGTCGCCTCCCAGCTGCCGCTGATCCTCGGCGTGGCCGCGATGGGTCTCGCGCTGGCCGCGCTGTCGTCGTTCCTGATCAGCCGCAGGCTGCGCCGCCAGACGCACGGGCTGGCGCCCGACGAACTGCGCGCGCTCTACGAGCACCACGACGCGGTGCTGCATTCCGTGCACGAGGGCCTGGTGGTGTTCGGCGACCAGGCCGAGGCCGCGGAGGTGGTCAACGATCAGGCGCGCACCCTGCTCGACCTGCCCGACGGACCGGTGCTGCGCAGCGACCTGCCGGTCTCGCTGCAGCAGATGAGCGGGGGTGTGGTGCGCGACGAGACGCACGTGACCACCGACCGCATCCTGCTGGTCAACCAGGACCTGGTGAGCTGGGAGGGCCGCGACATCGGCACGGTGCTCACCATCCGCGATCAGACCGAGCTGCGCGCGGTGCTCGGCGAGCTCGACTCGGTGCGCGGCTTCGCCGAATCGCTGCGCGCCCAGGCGCACGAGGCGGCCAACCGGCTGCACACCGTGGTGACCATGGTCGAGCTGGGCCGCCCCGACGAAGCGGTGGCCTTCGCGACCGAGGAACTGCAGCTCTCGCAGGTGCTGATCGACAGGCTGCTGGCCGCCGTCGGCGACGCGGCGCTGGCCGCACTGCTGCTCGGCAAGGTCGACCAGGCCGCCGAGCGTGGCGTGAGCCTGGCGATCAGCGAGGACACCGCGCTGGACTCCACCGATCCGCTGTCGGCGCACGAGACCGTCACCCTGGCGGGCAACCTGATCGACAACGCGATCGACGCCGCGGCGGGCACCGTCGACAAGCGCGTCGAGGTGTCGGTGTGTCATCGTGACGGCGCGCTGTGGGTCCAGGTGTCCGACAGCGGGCCCGGCATGTCGGCTCAGATGTTCTCGCGGGCCGCCGAACGCGGCTACACCACGAAATCCGACCACGCGGGCCTCGGCCTCGCACTGGTGCACCGCCTCGTCGATCGACACCGCGGCACCATCACCACCACGGCCGCACCACACAGCGCGGTCATCGTTCGCATTCCGCTGAGGGAGACACCATGA
- a CDS encoding cation:dicarboxylate symporter family transporter, with the protein MSDTTAARKRDHTHWLYIAVIIAVVAGVVVGRVAPEFGQSLAPLGTVFVNLIKMMIAPVIFCTIVLGIGSVRAAATVGKVGGLAIAYFLAMSTVALGIGLVVGNLIDPGEGLNVGASGAGAKYADQAHSAGGTWDFIQNIVPTTLVSSLTAGSVLQALFVALLVGFAVQAMGDAGAPILRAVSLGQKLVFRILSMILWLAPIGAFGAIANVVGRTGWSAVVQLATLMIAFYLTCLVFVFGVLGVILRMVSGVSILKLCRYLSREYLLIVATSSSESALPRLIAKMEHAGVERTTVGVVVPTGYSFNLDGTAIYLTMASIFIADAMGKPLALGEQFGLLLFMIIASKGAAGVTGAGLATLAGGLQSHRPDLLDGVGLIVGIDRFMSEARALTNFSGNAVATLLIGTWTKTVDADRARRVLDRELPFDEETMVDDHVAEPAVDLAKPAPAQVVEAR; encoded by the coding sequence ATGAGTGATACCACCGCAGCGCGGAAACGCGACCATACCCATTGGCTGTACATCGCGGTGATCATCGCCGTCGTGGCCGGCGTCGTTGTCGGCCGGGTGGCCCCGGAATTCGGTCAGTCACTGGCGCCGCTGGGCACCGTGTTCGTGAACCTGATCAAGATGATGATCGCACCTGTCATCTTCTGCACGATCGTCCTGGGCATCGGTTCGGTGCGCGCGGCCGCGACCGTCGGCAAGGTCGGTGGCCTGGCCATCGCCTATTTCCTGGCCATGTCGACGGTGGCGCTCGGCATCGGGCTCGTCGTCGGCAATCTCATCGACCCCGGCGAGGGCCTGAACGTCGGAGCCTCCGGAGCGGGTGCGAAATACGCCGATCAGGCGCACAGCGCGGGCGGCACGTGGGACTTCATCCAGAACATCGTGCCGACCACGCTGGTGTCCTCGCTGACCGCGGGCAGCGTGCTGCAGGCGCTGTTCGTCGCGCTGCTGGTCGGGTTCGCGGTGCAGGCGATGGGCGATGCGGGCGCGCCGATCCTGCGGGCGGTCTCGCTGGGTCAGAAGCTGGTGTTCCGGATCCTGTCGATGATCCTGTGGCTCGCGCCGATCGGCGCGTTCGGTGCGATCGCGAACGTGGTCGGGCGCACCGGCTGGTCGGCGGTGGTGCAGCTGGCGACGCTGATGATCGCGTTCTATCTGACGTGCCTGGTGTTCGTGTTCGGTGTGCTCGGCGTGATCCTGCGGATGGTCTCCGGCGTCTCGATCCTCAAGCTGTGCCGGTACCTGTCGCGGGAGTACCTGCTGATCGTGGCGACCTCGTCGTCGGAGTCTGCGTTGCCGCGACTGATCGCGAAGATGGAACACGCCGGGGTGGAGCGCACCACGGTGGGTGTTGTCGTGCCGACCGGATATTCGTTCAACCTCGACGGCACCGCCATCTACCTGACGATGGCCTCGATCTTCATCGCCGACGCCATGGGCAAGCCGCTCGCGCTCGGCGAGCAGTTCGGCCTGTTGCTGTTCATGATCATCGCGTCCAAGGGCGCGGCGGGCGTCACCGGCGCCGGTCTGGCCACGCTCGCCGGTGGTCTGCAGAGTCACCGGCCCGACCTGCTCGACGGTGTCGGCCTGATCGTCGGCATCGACCGCTTCATGTCGGAAGCCAGGGCGCTGACGAACTTCTCGGGCAACGCGGTGGCGACGCTGCTGATCGGAACCTGGACCAAGACCGTCGACGCCGACCGGGCTCGTCGC